The following are from one region of the Vitis riparia cultivar Riparia Gloire de Montpellier isolate 1030 chromosome 9, EGFV_Vit.rip_1.0, whole genome shotgun sequence genome:
- the LOC117922095 gene encoding mavicyanin-like encodes MKNTNMASSLSVLFTALIVLVAMNSSAGAATEFRVGDGEGWRKPGVNETAMYEQWAKRNRFQVGDSLSFEYKNDSLLEVDKWDFYHCNSSSPISSFKNGKSVIKLERPGSFYFISGDPEHCKSGQRLVISVMALHPISQSPPAIALPPGNYFPISPSPSPLSSSGVLVSATLVPLLMAFIANLVGLV; translated from the exons atgaagaacaCCAACATGGCTTCTTCCTTAAGTGTTCTGTTCACCGCTTTGATCGTCCTCGTTGCCATGAACTCTTCGGCCGGAGCTGCGACGGAGTTCCGGGTCGGAGATGGTGAGGGCTGGCGAAAGCCCGGTGTGAACGAGACTGCAATGTATGAGCAGTGGGCTAAAAGGAACAGGTTTCAAGTCGGAGATTCTCTCT CATTTGAATACAAGAATGATTCACTTCTTGAAGTGGATAAATGGGACTTCTACCACTGCAACAGCTCCAGCCCCATCTCTTCATTCAAGAACGGGAAGAGTGTTATCAAACTAGAAAGGCCAGGTTCCTTCTACTTCATAAGCGGAGATCCTGAGCATTGCAAGAGCGGCCAGCGATTGGTCATAAGCGTCATGGCTCTGCACCCAATCTCACAGTCTCCTCCGGCCATTGCCTTACCGCCCggaaattattttccaatttctcCTTCACCATCTCCGCTCTCAAGCTCTGGAGTGCTAGTTTCTGCAACACTGGTCCCTTTGTTAATGGCTTTTATTGCCAACCTTGTGGGTTTGGTATAA
- the LOC117922094 gene encoding probable inactive ATP-dependent zinc metalloprotease FTSHI 2, chloroplastic yields MASHCTLNSPHFPSLPFLSRPKTRTKTKNLAIRPPIISYHFSTSQPQEYEDNDMESKKAKQNPCKFLNLSITLTIISASLPQPSLAAAAVGKSAGKKRSSRKPEALTPQELKSWTEGLPVVTDRVPYTDILDLKREGKLKHVIKPPGGPGVGLRQRAEAVLVVLEDSRVLRTVVPSVERDRRFWEMWDELKIDSVCVNAYSPPVKGPELPVPYLGFLSRIPAYMFSFVKPKPVSKRAMEIKREREELKRNRKNELVRMREEREMMEKAIRVQKRMEERRIRRELKKKKYEESTRDARRKYERMANFWANLAADSNVATALGFVFFYIFYRTVVLSYRKQKKDYEDRLKIEKAEAEEKKKMRELERQLEGIEGGEDESEIVGGEQNPYMKMAMQFMKSGARVRRAHNKRLPQYLERGVDVKFTDVAGLGKIRLELEEIVKFFTHGEMYRRRGVKIPGGILLCGPPGVGKTLLAKAVAGEAGVNFFSISASQFVEIYVGVGASRVRALYQEAKENAPSVVFIDELDAVGRERGLIKGSGGQERDATLNQLLVCLDGFEGRGNVITIASTNRPDILDPALVRPGRFDRKIYIPKPGIIGRIEILKVHARKKPMAEDVDYMAVGSMTDGMVGAELANIIEVAAINMMRDGRSEITTDDLLQAAQIEERGMLDRKERSPEMWKQVAINEAAMAVVAVNFPDLKNIEFVTISPRAGRELGYVRMKMDHIKFKEGMLSRQSLLDHITVQLAPRAADEIWYGEDQLSTIWAETADNARSAARTFVLGGLSEKHQGLSSFWVADRINDIDLEALRILEVCYERAKEILKQNRKLMDAVVDELVQKKSLTKQEFFRLVEVHGSLKPMPPNILDIRAAKRIQFQERMMNQREAAVGKNI; encoded by the exons ATGGCCAGTCACTGTACTCTCAATTCTCCACATTTTCCCTCTCTCCCATTTCTCTCTCGCCCCAAAACcagaaccaaaacaaaaaatttagctATTCGTCCACCAATTATCTCATACCACTTCTCCACTTCTCAACCCCAAGAATATGAAGATAACGACATGGAAAGCAAAAAGGCGAAGCAAAACCCTTGCAAATTCCTCAACCTCTCCATAACTCTCACCATCATTTCCGCCTCTCTCCCCCAACCCTCCCTCGCAGCCGCTGCCGTCGGAAAATCTGCAGGAAAAAAGCGTTCCTCGAGAAAACCAGAAGCGCTGACACCCCAAGAACTGAAATCGTGGACAGAAGGACTTCCCGTTGTGACGGACCGTGTTCCTTATACGGAcattttggatttgaaacgagAGGGAAAGCTTAAGCATGTAATTAAGCCGCCCGGTGGACCTGGGGTCGGGCTGAGGCAGAGGGCGGAGGCAGTTTTGGTGGTTTTAGAAGATTCTAGGGTTTTGAGGACGGTGGTGCCCTCTGTAGAGAGGGATAGGAGGTTTTGGGAAATGTGGGATGAGTTGAAGATTGATAGCGTTTGTGTGAATGCGTATAGTCCGCCAGTGAAGGGGCCGGAGCTCCCAGTCCCTTATTTAGGGTTCTTGTCCAGGATACCGGCATATATGTTTTCATTTGTGAAACCGAAGCCTGTGTCTAAGAGGGCAATGGAGAtaaagagggagagagaggagtTGAAGAGGAACAGGAAGAATGAGTTGGTGAGGATGAGGGAGGAGAGGGAGATGATGGAGAAGGCCATTAGAGTGCAAAAGAGGATGGAAGAGAGGAGAATAAGGAGggagttgaagaagaaaaagtacGAGGAATCAACGCGTGATGCAAGGAGGAAATATGAACGTATGGCAAATTTTTGGGCCAATTTGGCTGCGGACTCAAATGTGGCAACTGCACTTGGGTTTGTgttcttttacatattttatagGACGGTTGTCTTAAGCTATAGGAAGCAGAAGAAAGATTATGAGGATagattgaaaattgagaaagcaGAGgcagaggagaagaagaaaatgagggaACTAGAGAGACAGTTGGAGGGAATTGAGGGTGGGGAAGATGAGAGTGAGATTGTGGGAGGTGAGCAGAATCCTTACATGAAGATGGCTATGCAGTTCATGAAGTCCGGAGCTCGTGTTCGCAGGGCACATAATAAGAGACTCCCTCAATATTTAGAGAGAGGTGTGGATGTGAAGTTTACCGATGTTGCTGGACTTGGGAAGATAAGGCTTGAGCTTGAGGAGATTGTGAAATTTTTTACACATGGTGAAATGTATCGTAGGCGAGGAGTAAAAATACCAG GGGGCATACTTCTTTGTGGCCCTCCAGGGGTGGGGAAGACTTTGCTCGCAAAAGCTGTGGCAGGTGAAGCAGGTGTGAACTTCTTCTCCATCTCTGCGTCTCAGTTTGTGGAAATATATGTTGGGGTTGGTGCTTCTCGTGTACGGGCACTTTACCAAGAAGCAAAGGAAAAT GCTCCATCTGTTGTCTTCATTGATGAGCTGGATGCTGTTGGTAGGGAGCGTGGTTTGATCAAGGGATCTGGCGGACAAGAACGTGATGCTACTCTTAATCAG CTTCTTGTTTGTTTGGATGGATTTGAAGGGAGAGGAAACGTGATTACTATTGCCTCCACAAATAGACCGGATATTTTGGATCCAGCACTTGTGAGACCAGGACGGTTTGATCGAAAAATTTATATTCCTAAGCCTGGCATAATAGGACGCATTGAAATTCTGAAG GTTCATGCTAGAAAGAAGCCAATGGCTGAGGATGTGGACTATATGGCAGTTGGTAGTATGACTGATGGAATGGTTGGTGCAGAGCTAGCCAACATTATTGAGGTTGCTGCCATAAACATGATGCGTGATGGAAGGAGTGAG ATTACAACCGATGACTTATTACAAGCGGCACAAATAGAAGAAAGAGGAATGCTGGATAGAAAGGAGAGAAGCCCTGAGATGTGGAAGCAAGTAGCTATTAATGAAGCAGCAATGGCTGTAGTAGCTGTGAACTTTCCTGATCTaaaaaatattgagttt GTCACAATTTCTCCCAGAGCTGGCAGGGAATTGGGTTACGTTCGGATGAAAATGGATCACATCAAGTTTAAGGAAGGAATGCTTAG TCGGCAATCCCTCCTGGATCATATCACTGTTCAACTAGCACCGCGTGCTGCTGATGAGATTTGGTATGGTGAAGATCAG TTGAGTACCATATGGGCTGAAACAGCAGATAATGCTAGATCAGCAGCAAGGACCTTTGTTCTTGGTGGCCTTTCTGAGAAACATCAAGGGTTATCTAGCTTCTGGGTTGCGGATCGAATTAAT GATATTGATTTGGAGGCATTGCGGATCTTAGAAGTTTGTTATGAACGTGCAAAAGAG ATCCTGAAGCAGAATCGAAAACTCATGGATGCTGTGGTTGATGAACTTGTCCAGAAGAAAAGTCTGACCAAGCAAGAATTTTTTCGCCTAGTTGAGGTGCATGGCTCCCTTAAACCTATGCCACCTAATATTCTTGATATCAGGGCTGCCAAGCGTATACAATTCCAAGAAAGGATGATGAACCAGAGAGAGGCAGCAGTAGGGAAGAACATTTGA
- the LOC117922638 gene encoding ankyrin repeat-containing protein NPR4-like, with protein MRTSLFKAIATNDKPAFIQLINEGYAFETTAKSKSTVLHLASRFGHGELVLEIIRLHPRMVEARNKKGETPLHEACRNGYPKVVMLLLDANPWLGCALNNEDQSPLFLACHNGHPHVVELILKQPWMVEFEEDNPDMNCLHVAVSRGHTYVAIRILEVCPTFAPKTDDMGLSALHYACSGNNLEITKMLLGLDPGLAVKFDNNGYTPLHLAAMNAKDAILEEFLAMVPTSFQLLTREGETVFHLTVRFNRFNALVWLAQNFGDTDLFHQPDKSGNTILHLAASAGRHRLADYIINKTRVEINFRNSGGHTVLDILDQAGSSSKNKHLKDMIIEKANGERSIELSSLMPVPVIERTSPQPLAHDERPEDVRDEELKIPLESGTHSESRFELSTDDKLDNHTTGHLPALYIEMNSGVDFLNHQVEEKSEIQDDNQSELRPALSNRTRYSSNCLCRHKHLSQRHRRDLLELHKVRQNRQNEIYKEALQNARNTIILVAVLIATVTFTAGISPPGGVYQEGPMKGKSTVGRTTSFKVFMISNNIALFSSLCIVIVLVSIIPFQRKPLVRLLVVAHKIMWVAVSSMATAYVAATWVIIPHDRGTTWTLEVVFCFSVGTVGTIFVYLGLVLVRHWLMKLKTRREKHTKSKGKKEIEEAAAAADKFEVITSSGQYWREKHTKWKAMKEIEEAGAAADDKSEDVTLSSYSDVDSARRLGLGYHVY; from the exons ATGAGAACCTCGCTTTTCAAGGCTATTGCAACCAACGACAAGCCCGCCTTCATTCAGCTAATCAATGAAGGATATGCCTTTGAGACAACGGCTAAATCTAAGAGCACCGTGTTACACCTGGCTTCAAGGTTTGGACATGGCGAATTAGTGCTGGAAATTATCAGGCTGCATCCCAGAATGGTTGAGGCCCGTAATAAAAAGGGAGAGACTCCATTGCATGAAGCTTGCCGGAATGGATACCCCAAGGTGGTCATGCTGCTATTAGACGCCAATCCCTGGCTTGGTTGCGCGCTCAACAATGAAGACCAGAGCCCACTTTTCTTAGCTTGCCACAACGGGCATCCTCACGTAGTGGAGCTCATTTTGAAACAACCCTGGATGGTGGAATTCGAGGAAGACAATCCGGATATGAATTGTCTTCATGTCGCTGTATCAAGAGGGCACACAT ATGTTGCTATAAGAATATTGGAGGTATGCCCGACTTTTGCTCCAAAGACTGACGACATGGGACTTTCAGCATTGCACTATGCTTGTAGTGGGAACAATCTGGAGATAACAAAAATGCTTCTAGGGCTTGACCCGGGTCTTGCAGTGAAATTTGATAACAATGGTTATACACCACTGCACTTGGCGGCCATGAATGCCAAAGATGCAATCCTTGAGGAATTCCTAGCGATGGTTCCCACTTCTTTTCAACTTCTCACAAGGGAGGGAGAGACCGTCTTTCACCTTACAGTAAGATTCAACCGATTCAATGCCCTTGTATGGTTGGCACAGAATTTTGGTGACACGGATCTCTTTCACCAACCTGACAAAAGTGGTAACACCATCTTACATCTCGCAGCCTCTGCAGGGCGCCATCGG CTAGCAGACTACATCATCAATAAAACAAGGGTGGAGATCAATTTCAGGAACTCTGGAGGGCATACCGTTCTTGACATCCTCGACCAGGCTGGAAGCAGTTCAAAAAACAAGCATCTTAAAGACATGATCATAGAGAAAGCCAATGGTGAAAGGAGCATTGAATTATCGTCTCTTATGCCAGTGCCAGTGATTGAGCGAACAAGTCCCCAGCCTCTGGCACATGATGAAAGACCTGAAGATGTACGTGATGAAGAACTCAAAATTCCTTTGGAATCTGGGACACACTCAGAAAGCCGATTCGAATTGTCTACAGATGACAAACTTGACAATCACACAACAGGGCACTTGCCTGCATTATACATTGAAATGAATTCTGGGGTTGATTTTCTCAACCATCAAGTTGAAGAGAAATCTGAAATTCAGGATGATAATCAGTCTGAACTGCGGCCAGCCTTGTCGAATAGAACAAGGTATTCCTCAAACTGTTTGTGTAGACACAAGCATCTCAGTCAAAGACACAGGAGAGATCTACTTGAGCTTCACAAAGTTCGCCAGAATAGGCAAAATGAAATATACAAAGAAGCGCTTCAAAATGCCAGGAACACAATTATACTAGTCGCAGTTTTGATCGCCACGGTTACTTTCACAGCAGGCATAAGCCCTCCTGGCGGTGTCTACCAGGAAGGACCAATGAAAGGGAAGTCCACGGTAGGCAGAACAACATCTTTTAAGGTCTTCATGATAAGCAACAACATTGCATTGTTCTCATCCCTCTGCATTGTCATAGTCCTAGTCAGCATCATCCCCTTCCAGAGAAAACCATTGGTAAGGCTTCTGGTGGTTGCTCACAAAATCATGTGGGTGGCAGTATCATCCATGGCTACAGCTTATGTTGCAGCGACATGGGTGATTATACCACATGATAGGGGAACCACATGGACACTTGAAGTTGTATTCTGTTTCTCTGTTGGAACAGTGGGAACTATTTTTGTTTATCTAGGCCTAGTGTTGGTAAGACACTGGTTAATGAAGTTGAAGACGAGGAGAGAAAAACATACAAAATcaaaagggaagaaagaaatagaagaggCAGCGGCTGCTGCTGACAAATTTGAAGTTATCACATCATCCGGTCAGTACTGGAGAGAAAAACATACCAAATGGAAAGCaatgaaagaaatagaagaggCAGGGGCGGCTGCTGATGACAAATCTGAAGATGTCACATTATCCAGTTACTCTGATGTTGATAGTGCCAGGCGCCTAGGACTAGGATATCATGTGTActaa
- the LOC117922778 gene encoding probable disease resistance protein At5g63020, with product MDFVSPILYAASSLWDCTAKRAAYLTDLQETLESLRNTMEELKTVAEDVKNKVDRAEEDREMRRTHEVDGWLHRVQVLENEVRKILQKGDQEIQQKCLGTCCPKNCRSSYKIGKIASKKLGAVTELRSKGCFSDVADRLPRAAVDERPIEKTVGLDRMYAEVCRCIQDEQLGIIGVYGMGGAGKTTLMTKVNNEYFKSCNDFEVAIWVVVSRPASVEKVQEVIRNKLDIPDKRWRNRTEDEKAVEIFNVLKAKRFVMLLDDVWERLHLQKVGVPSPNSQNKSKVILTTRSLDVCRDMEAQKSIKVECLTEEEAINLFKEKVGETTLNSHPDIPQLAETAAKECEGLPLALITIGRAMVGKSTPQEWERAILMLQTYPSKFSGMGDHVFPVLKFSYDNLPNDTIKTCFLYLAIFPEDHVFSYQDLIFLWIGEGFLDEFVSIDEALNQGHHIIEHLKTVCLFENGEFDSVKMHDVIRDMALWLASEYRGNKNIILVEEVDTMEVYQVSKWKEAHRLYLSTSSLEELTIPPSFPNLLTLIVRNGGLETFPSGFFHFMPVIKVLDLSNARITKLPTGIGKLVSLQYLNLSNTDLRELSAELVTLKRLRYLILHSCLEIIFKEVISHLSMLRVFSIRFEYILSKRNDISSPTDEEEAKYSRKDDKAIYLHEDNKALLEELEGLDNINWVSLPIVGALSFQKLLNSQKLQNVMRCLHLWNLEGMSILQLPRIKHLRSLTIYRCGELQDIKVNLENERGRRGFVANYIPNSIFYNLQIVCVDKLPKLLDLTWIIYIPSLEHLSVHECESMKEVIGDASGVPKNLGIFSRLKGLYLYLVPNLRSISRRALSFPSLKTLFVTKCSNLRKLPLDSNSARNSLKTIEGTLEWWRRLQWEDESIQLTFTPYFKETSWLGKNEKMTFFSHAFSG from the exons ATGGATTTTGTGAGCCCAATCCTTTATGCTGCCTCTAGTTTATGGGATTGCACTGCCAAACGTGCAGCTTATCTCACTGATCTGCAAGAAACCCTTGAATCTTTGAGAAACACCATGGAGGAGCTGAAGACCGTGGCTGAAGATGTGAAGAATAAGGTGGATCGTGCTGAGGAAGACCGCGAGATGAGACGGACACATGAAGTGGATGGGTGGCTCCACAGAGTACAAGTCTTGGAAAACGAAGTGAGGAAGATACTGCAGAAAGGTGATCAGGAAATCCAGCAGAAATGCCTCGGAACCTGCTGTCCCAAGAACTGCCGGTCAAGCTACAAGATCGGGAAGATAGCAAGTAAAAAGCTTGGTGCCGTCACTGAACTGAGGAGCAAAGGGTGTTTCAGCGATGTGGCTGATAGGCTGCCTAGAGCTGCGGTGGATGAGCGGCCAATTGAGAAGACTGTGGGATTGGATCGGATGTATGCAGAGGTTTGCAGATGCATCCAAGATGAACAACTGGGAATTATTGGAGTGTATGGTATGGGGGGTGCCGGGAAAACTACCCTCATGACCAAAGTCAATAATGAGTACTTCAAATCATGCAATGACTTTGAAGTGGCCATTTGGGTTGTAGTATCCAGGCCAGCAAGTGTGGAAAAAGTACAAGAAGTCATTCGCAACAAGTTAGACATCCCGGATAAGAGATGGAGAAACAGAACTGAGGATGAAAAAGCAGTAGAAATTTTCAATGTCTTGAAGGCAAAAAGGTTTGTGATGCTGCTAGATGATGTATGGGAGCGGCTTCATCTCCAAAAAGTGGGGGTTCCTTCTCCTAATTCCCAAAACAAGTCCAAAGTAATATTAACAACCCGTTCTCTGGATGTTTGTCGCGATATGGAAGCTCAAAAAAGCATTAAGGTTGAGTGTTTGACAGAAGAGGAGGCCATCAATTTGTTCAAGGAGAAGGTTGGAGAGACCACTCTAAATTCACATCCAGATATACCCCAGCTGGCTGAAACTGCTGCTAAAGAGTGCGAAGGTTTACCACTTGCACTCATCACTATTGGGAGAGCTATGGTCGGCAAGAGCACACCACAAGAATGGGAGCGAGCCATACTAATGTTGCAGACTTATCCATCAAAGTTTTCAGGTATGGGAGATCATGTATTTCCGGTCCTCAAATTCAGTTACGATAACTTGCCAAATGACACCATCAAGACTTGTTTTTTATATCTTGCTATATTCCCAGAGGACCATGTATTTTCTTATCAGGATCTTATATTCCTTTGGATTGGAGAAGGGTTTCTGGATGAATTTGTTAGCATAGATGAAGCATTAAACCAAGGGCACCACATCATTGAGCATCTAAAGACAGTATGTCTATTCGAGAATGGTGAATTTGATAGTGTTAAAATGCATGATGTCATTCGTGATATGGCTTTATGGTTAGCTTCAGAATATAGGGGCAATAAGAACATAATCTTGGTAGAAGAAGTTGATACTATGGAAGTTTACCAAGTTTCAAAGTGGAAAGAGGCACATCGGCTATACCTGTCGACAAGTAGTTTGGAAGAACTCACTATACCACCATCTTTTCCCAATCTCTTGACTTTAATTGTTAGGAATGGAGGCCTGGAAACATTTCCGAGTGGATTCTTCCATTTCATGCCGGTTATAAAAGTTCTGGATTTGTCAAATGCTAGAATAACTAAATTACCTACTGGAATTGGTAAATTAGTTTCATTGCAATATCTCAATTTGTCAAATACAGATCTAAGAGAATTGTCTGCGGAGCTTGTGACTTTGAAAAGACTAAGATATCTTATATTACATAGTtgtcttgaaataatttttaaggaagTAATATCACATCTCTCAATGTTGAGAGTTTTTAGCATAAGATTTGAATATATCTTGTCAAAAAGAAATGATATTTCGTCACCCACAGACGAGGAGGAAGCCAAATATTCAAGGAAGGATGATAAGGCTATTTATTTACATGAGGATAATAAAGCATTATTAGAGGAGTTAGAAGGGTTGGACAACATAAATTGGGTCTCTTTGCCCATTGTAGGTGCTCTGTCTTTCCAAAAGTTATTGAACTCtcaaaaattacaaaatgttatgaggtgtttacaCCTTTGGAACTTGGAAGGTATGAGCATACTTCAATTGCCAAGAATCAAACATCTACGTAGCCTTACAATATATAGATGTGGGGAGCTACAAGACATAAAAGTCAATCTAGAAAATGAGAGGGGTAGACGAGGATTTGTAGCAAATTATATCCCAAACTCAATTTTCTACAATCTCCAAATTGTATGTGTTGATAAACTTCCAAAGTTGTTGGACTTGACATGGATTATTTACATCCCAAGTCTTGAACATCTTTCTGTACATGAATGTGAATCCATGAAAGAAGTGATAGGTGATGCGAGTGGGGTCCCTAAAAATCTTGGCATATTCTCAAGACTCAAAGGTTTGTACTTGTATCTTGTACCAAATCTAAGGAGCATCAGCAGACGAGCTTTGTCATTCCCTTCCTTGAAAACCCTCTTCGTGACAAAATGCTCAAACTTAAGGAAGCTGCCATTGGATTCAAACAGTGCAAGAAACAGTTTAAAGACAATTGAAGGGACACTGGAGTGGTGGCGACGTTTGCAGTGGGAGGATGAAAGCATTCAACTCACTTTCACTCCCTACTTCAAAGAGACCTCGTGGTTgggaaaaaatgagaagatgacCTTCTTCTCCCATGCTTTCTCAG gataa